In Daphnia pulex isolate KAP4 chromosome 7, ASM2113471v1, one genomic interval encodes:
- the LOC124196810 gene encoding uncharacterized protein LOC124196810 produces the protein MAAAACTYSEETESFVTCSICLCEFDAETRKPKFLPCAHTLCLKCLKEIHKEFVISCPLCRKEFSHQDDVSSLPNNSYALHMLKFSEKSPETPASKPDSTNGKPTWCLTCGALAKQGCSVHSIIDVTAKTIKNFESLLKLRDDIKKMRDQGQTKLALAIEKRKEVQTHLDQLSQCLKLVLHEVNLQEETNNILLVEMISELEASSPCLHQPLNPEIPQDEDPLLSELISLVDDSNPQDSFDTLKEKMKKSLLSCESKLADAVAVAKTLQYQKKSKISVWLTDPRNQTIPTFDWLEKGFTTYWPSDTNLSPTKRDFLLLSHIVFSIQKRGAKLNKQTTSDVTADEPPDHNLSVTKKFEETSPSVTTTNPSSVISLNSPIEKFDLNKATLIMTVRRHGTFKGSVHIKLSPSCNSQFIQKLGKICFRTPKQFSNLIEKTVPGVFLLVPAFEDMADFSYDDLSSLPLTRHYMEAGISLWVDEYGDLGGWNLVFPLQYFENKRNDMHLKTIQPVYFIGQVTQGIEAIEALSWTTKYQRSGYTFTLESR, from the exons ATGGCTGCTGCAGCTTGCACTTATTCAGAGGAAACTGAGAGTTTCGTTACCTGTAGTATTTGCCTGTGTGAATTTGATGCTGAAACCAGGAAACCAAAGTTCCTACCGTGTGCTCACACACTTTGTCTTAAATGTTTAAAG GAGATACACAAGGAGTTTGTCATTAGTTGCCCACTCTGTCGTAAAGAGTTTTCTCACCAGGATGACGTCTCAAGTCTTCCAAACAATTCTTATGCACTTCACATGCTCAAATTTTCAGAGAAAAGCCCAGAAACCCCAGCAAGTAAACCTGATTCAACAAACGG GAAACCTACATGGTGTCTCACTTGTGGAGCATTGGCTAAACAGGGATGTTCAGTTCACTCAATCATTGATGTGACAgcaaaaacaatcaagaatTTTGAGTCGTTGTTGAAACTCAGAGATGATATCAAGAAAATGAGAGACCAGGGACAAACAAAATTGGCTTTGGCTAtcgaaaagaggaaagaagttCAGACTCATTTGGATCAATTATCTCAATGTTTAAAACTAGTCCTGCATGAAGTCAACCTACAAGAAGAGACAAACAATATTCTCCTAGTCGAAATGATTTCTGAGTTGGAAGCAAGTAGTCCTTGTTTACATCAACCTCTCAACCCTGAAATACCACAAGATGAAGACCCACTTTTATCAGAATTGATATCTCTAGTCGACGATTCCAATCCACAAGATAGTTTCGATACTctcaaagagaaaatgaagaaatcacTACTGTCATGCGAGAGCAAATTAGCCGATGCCGTCGCCGTGGCCAAAACTCTTCAATACCAGAAAAAGAGTAAAATTTCTGTGTGGCTTACTGACCCCAGAAATCAGACCATTCCTACCTTTGACTGGCTGGAAAAGGGTTTCACCACGTACTGGCCAAGCGACACCAACCTGTCCCCGACCAAACGCGATTTCCTGCTTCTCTCTCACATCGTCTTTTCCATTCAGAAGAGGGGCGCAAAGCTTAACAAACAAACTACATCCGATGTTACTGCTGATGAGCCTCCCGACCACAACCTTTCTGTGACcaagaaatttgaagaaacGAGTCCGTCAGTGACGACTACCAATCCTAGCTCAGTGATTAGTTTGAACAGCCCTATCGAAAAATTTGATCTCAACAAAGCAACTTTAATTATGACTGTACGGCGACACGGTACGTTTAAGGGCTCTGTCCACATCAAATTATCTCCGAGCTGCAATTCCCAATTTATCCAGAAACTGGGGAAAATCTGCTTCCGAACTCCCAAACAATTCAGCAACCTGATTGAAAAA actGTTCCTGGCGTGTTTCTGCTTGTCCCAGCGTTCGAGGACATGGCAGACTTCTCCTATGATGACTTGTCTAGCTTACCGCTCACCCGCCATTACATGGAAGCCGGAATATCGTTGTGGGTGGACGAGTACGGCGATCTGGGAGGTTGGAATTTGGTTTTCCCTCTGCAGtactttgaaaacaaaaggaacGATATGCACTTGAAAACCATCCAGCCCGTCTATTTCATCGGCCAAGTTACACAAGGTATTGAAGCTATTGAAGCGCTCAGCTGGACGACAAAATACCAGAGAAGTGGCTACACTTTCACCTTGGAATCGCGTTGA
- the LOC124196814 gene encoding late cornified envelope-like proline-rich protein 1 isoform X2, with the protein MKGLSILALVIVGIACVVAQEDSNDGSVLDFAADETAMADDRNTGDLIINCRNCHPHCHPSCVKPPHHHYNHHHRPYSHQCPSCPPRPTCPILTCRPILPCPVPTCPPHHCPLCPICPTKPTCPTCPTKPPCPTKCPTKPPHCLKPHPTLIGVCLDVDLGIAGK; encoded by the exons atgaag GGACTGTCAATCTTGGCTCTGGTGATCGTTGGCATCGCCTGCGTGGTGGCCCAAGAAGACTCCAATGAC GGGTCGGTGTTGGACTTTGCAGCGGACGAAACGGCCATGGCCGACGATAGAAACACCGGCGACCTTATTATCAACTGCCGGAATTGCCACCCTCATTGTCATCCCAGTTGTGTGAAACCTCCTCATCATCATTACAACCATCACCATCGTCCTTATTCGCATCAATGCCCCAGCTGCCCACCCAGACCGACTTGCCCCATTCTCACCTGCCGGCCTATACTCCCTTGCCCCGTACCCACTTGCCCTCCTCATCATTGCCCACTCTGTCCTATTTGCCCAACCAAACCAACATGCCCAACTTGCCCTACCAAACCTCCTTGTCCTACCAAATGCCCGACTAAACCACCCCACTGCCTCAAACCTCATCCCACTCTGATCGGAGTCTGCCTGGATGTGGATTTGGGCATCGCTGGCAAGTAA
- the LOC124196814 gene encoding late cornified envelope-like proline-rich protein 1 isoform X1, which produces MKGLSILALVIVGIACVVAQEDSNDQGSVLDFAADETAMADDRNTGDLIINCRNCHPHCHPSCVKPPHHHYNHHHRPYSHQCPSCPPRPTCPILTCRPILPCPVPTCPPHHCPLCPICPTKPTCPTCPTKPPCPTKCPTKPPHCLKPHPTLIGVCLDVDLGIAGK; this is translated from the exons atgaag GGACTGTCAATCTTGGCTCTGGTGATCGTTGGCATCGCCTGCGTGGTGGCCCAAGAAGACTCCAATGAC cAGGGGTCGGTGTTGGACTTTGCAGCGGACGAAACGGCCATGGCCGACGATAGAAACACCGGCGACCTTATTATCAACTGCCGGAATTGCCACCCTCATTGTCATCCCAGTTGTGTGAAACCTCCTCATCATCATTACAACCATCACCATCGTCCTTATTCGCATCAATGCCCCAGCTGCCCACCCAGACCGACTTGCCCCATTCTCACCTGCCGGCCTATACTCCCTTGCCCCGTACCCACTTGCCCTCCTCATCATTGCCCACTCTGTCCTATTTGCCCAACCAAACCAACATGCCCAACTTGCCCTACCAAACCTCCTTGTCCTACCAAATGCCCGACTAAACCACCCCACTGCCTCAAACCTCATCCCACTCTGATCGGAGTCTGCCTGGATGTGGATTTGGGCATCGCTGGCAAGTAA
- the LOC124196819 gene encoding uncharacterized protein LOC124196819, translated as MQNYFLVLILAVASAHTLLMDEEPMDFSRERRQVPSFDQEPEVIEPSADTSVVDPTTKQVLPLTPQPYSEDCVYTYNRQFLGLVLYVRINVGSALVCGNEICSSDSRCTHFTYNPLLNGGTCTLYSQPLSGGAWSVPTPPSSRIICGHIPKRSCSPNALISICLGLDIGLDLGLGLGLLGKK; from the exons ATGCAG AATTACTTCCTTGTCCTGATCCTGGCGGTCGCTTCCGCCCACACTCTGCTGATGGATGAGGAGCCCATGGATTTCTCGCGTGAACGCCGTCAAGTTCCTTCGTTCGACCAGGAGCCGGAAGTGATCGAGCCATCGGCCGACACATCGGTGGTCGATCCGACCACCAAGCAGGTCCTGCCACTGACGCCCCAGCCATACTCTGAGGACTGCGTCTACACCTACAACCGACAGTTCCTCGGCTTGGTCCTCTACGTCAGGATTAACGTGGGCAGCGCCTTGGTGTGCGGCAACGAGATCTGCAGCAGCGACTCGAGGTGCACCCACTTCACGTACAATCCCCTCCTGAACGGAGGCACTTGCACGCTCTACAGTCAGCCGTTATCGGGCGGAGCCTGGTCCGTTCCCACTCCGCCGTCGTCCCGCATCATTTGCGGTCACATCCCCAAACGATCCTGCAGTCCCAACGCTCTCATTTCCATCTGCCTCGGTCTCGATATCGGTCTCGATCTTGGCCTCGGTCTCGGTCTTTTgggtaaaaagtaa
- the LOC124196824 gene encoding gamma-glutamyl hydrolase-like, with protein MASFHFGWLVLTWAIIGHPDYIQGQSAVITGPVIGILTQEVDSDLISVPPGAISFHLISYVKWLQTQNATIVPIRINQTDSYYTTIFNSINGLIIPGGSASIRSSGYSKAGSILYNLAITANNNGDFFPIWGTCLGFQLLLYLSAGKKSYLASFPAQKKALPLNFSPGASTSRLYQNAPLDVMDLLVNNQSTPNYHNYGISPQNLTLSGLDKFYTNLATSIDDNGATFVASIEAKSYPIWGSQFHPEATSSWPAAVKPGLYFAEFFVNQSRKNQHRFALDASYVLTNMTSAVYQGPGKPSAFFFN; from the exons ATGGCGTCGTTCCATTTTGGTTGGCTGGTTCTGACCTGGGCAATTATCGGACATCCCGACTACATCCAGGGACAGTCTGCTGTTATTACAGGCCCAGTTATAG GAATCTTGACACAAGAAGTGGATAGCGATTTGATTTCCGTTCCACCAGGAGCCATCAGCTTTCACTTGATTTCCTACGTCAAATGGCTGCAGACCCAAAACGCCACAATTGTGCCCATAAG AATTAATCAAACCGATTCTTATTACACGACCATCTTCAACTCTATCAACGG attgATCATTCCCGGAGGATCGGCCAGCATTCGATCATCGGGCTACAGCAAAGCTGGTTCCATCTTGTACAATCTGGCCATCACTGCCAACAACAACGGAGATTTCTTCCCCATCTGGGGCACCTGCTTAGGCTTTCAATTGCTCCTGTATTTATCGGCCGGCAAAAAGAGTTACCTGGCCTCATTTCCAGCACAGAAAAAAGCTCTGCCATTGAACTTTAGCCCAG GGGCCAGTACCAGTCGGTTGTATCAAAACGCACCGCTGGATGTGATGGATTTGCTGGTCAACAACCAATCGACGCCCAATTATCACAACTATGGCATATCACCGCAGAACTTGACACTTTCGGGGTTGGACAAGTTTTACACCAATTTGGCCACTTCGATCGATGACAACGGCGCAACCTTCGTGGCCTCGATAGAGGCCAAAAGCTATCCCATATGGGGATCGCAATTCCATCCGGAAGCAACCTCAAGCTGGCCGGCTGCCGTCAAACCTGGATTGTACTTTGCCGAGTTTTTCGTCAATCAAA GTCGGAAGAATCAACATCGGTTTGCACTCGACGCTAGTTACGTACTAACCAACATGACGTCGGCAGTCTACCAAGGACCTGGAAAACCATccgccttcttcttcaattaa